Part of the Paroedura picta isolate Pp20150507F chromosome 3, Ppicta_v3.0, whole genome shotgun sequence genome is shown below.
GGGGGAGGCGCGGGCAAGCTGCCGGGCTCGTCCTGGGTCTCCATGGGCTCCGGCTCGAGGCTGGCGGAAAGCGAAGGGAGCGGCTGCGGCGCCGGCGGGCTGGGAAGAGACGCCTCCAGCTGCGCCTGAGGAAGTCTCTCCAGGGCCTGCGGGCTGGCGGCCGACGGAGGCCCCTCCAGATGGTGCGGGCTTGGCGCCTGGAAGTCCAGCTGCGGCTGCCGCCCGGCGAAGTCTTCTCCTGTACCGACCGCAGCGGCCACCTCGTCGTCTTCCTCCAGTTTGGCGGACAGGTAGAGGTCTCGGGCATTACGCATGACGAGGGAAAGCTGCAAGCTGCGGTGGAGCCGGAGGCCGCCTCGCTGCATGCGCGAGTGGTACATTTTCCACACCGACATGGTCATGATGCGCTGCGCTTCCTTCTGCACTTCCATGGCTGGCCTTCGGGGTTCCTCAGAGGCGGCCGGGAAACCTTTGTCCTTCCCCCGCGAAGGCGAAAGTGGCGCTCCCCCCGCCGCCTTTCTAGCACGCGATGCTGCAAACGGCGTGCCCTTCCCAAACGAGCCCTTCCTCGCGCCGTCCGCCCCGAGTGAACGGGGCCGCGCCCAGCGCGCTCCCTTTTATACGGCTGGTGATCTCAGCGCCTGGGCCTCCCCCGCCCACTGTGCGAGCCGCATCCGGCCCTTTGCCGCGCGCCTTTGGCCGCCCGCTCCGGGATAGGGAGGGGTAGACGGAAATGGCaggcaatgggggaggggaggagaaagaggcgaCACGCTCGGC
Proteins encoded:
- the IER2 gene encoding immediate early response gene 2 protein produces the protein MEVQKEAQRIMTMSVWKMYHSRMQRGGLRLHRSLQLSLVMRNARDLYLSAKLEEDDEVAAAVGTGEDFAGRQPQLDFQAPSPHHLEGPPSAASPQALERLPQAQLEASLPSPPAPQPLPSLSASLEPEPMETQDEPGSLPAPPPSRTSWSRGAPKPSRKRRSSSLGKIGAAEAGLVPSKKAKLAEEEEGERQPQRQEGPFPSLARVLQDRFSGLILAPQAAKGGPDEPKASCRQGDGVLSIVVRAVVAF